Proteins encoded by one window of Crassostrea angulata isolate pt1a10 unplaced genomic scaffold, ASM2561291v2 HiC_scaffold_278, whole genome shotgun sequence:
- the LOC128170014 gene encoding uncharacterized protein LOC128170014 translates to MHVFESYLIDENDPKYEALREFVLETLGKFSRKIREVGIKLENLEKKLDSGTEGAKFEADLDQIHKKIDKEVKPEFENALSFQISQVNSRIDELEMALVNPKKRKMIDNEEFEEEETEAKIATSVEELNENIRKEVAEVFKSIERSYRKEQEKVSKLQLAYIHYWLGLQETISPTKMVDIQNLIKDGVEDRIWSEGWKPDVRGDFTNYLQDKVKKIVKKKRAINERTKLQQELDNLVGNDLQ, encoded by the exons ATGCATGTttttgaatcatatttgatagatGAAAACGATCCAAAGTATGAAGCCTTAAGAGAATTTGTCCTTGAGACTCTCGGGAAGTTCAGTCGTAAAATAAGAGAAGTTGGTATTAAGCTtgaaaaccttgaaaaaaaattggactcAGGAACAGAAGGTGCCAAGTTCGAAGCTGATTTGGACCAGATTCATAAGAAAATTGATAAAGAGGTGAAGCCTGAATTTGAAAACGCACTTTCCTTCCAAATTAGTCAAGTGAACTCGAGAATAGACGAGTTAGAAATGGCTCTAGTAAAtcctaaaaagagaaaaatgatagACAATGAAGAATTTGAAGAAGAGGAAACAGAAGCTAAGATCGCGACATCTGTGgaagaattaaatgaaaacataagaAAAGAAGTCGCGGAAGTGTTCAAGAGCATCGAAAGGAGCTACCGCAAAGAACAGGAAAAAGTTTCGAAGTTACAGCTAGCGTACATTCATTACTGGCTGGGATTGCAGGAAACCATTTCTCCAA CAAAAATGGTAGACAtccaaaatttgataaaagatgGTGTGGAGGATCGCATATGGAGCGAGGGATGGAAGCCAGACGTCCGCGGGGATTTCACCAACTATTTACAGgacaaagtaaagaaaatagtCAAGAAGAAAAGAGCAATCAACGAAAGAACAAAGCTCCAGCAAGAGCTAGACAACTTGGTTGGGAATGATTTGCAATAA